A window of Gossypium hirsutum isolate 1008001.06 chromosome D13, Gossypium_hirsutum_v2.1, whole genome shotgun sequence genomic DNA:
ttattctataattttttttaatattattcgtGCGTTGGTGCATAATGTTTCAGAAAGTGCAACCAAAACTGGAGGGAAAAGAATGTTGCGATTTATATAAACTGGAAAAGGGAAACTGGAAAAGGGAGTTGTTTCTATTGGCTCCCAAGACAATTACTAGTCCGGTCCATTCAAtatgtctattttttttaataatctcatcataagttttgataatatttatttattttacacaatacCTAAAACTATCTATAATCCATCCCCAAATGCAcactcgaactcacgtcctcATGTATTGACAACACTCATGCCAATCGAAGTAAAACTCTATGTATATGCCAAATTGCTTGACTCATGTTGGCAATACATATAAAACATCCGTATAATCCAACATGTTACTCATATCATATGCTGGGGAATAGAAAGACATACTTAGAACATGCTCAGCTCTGGCGCAAATAAGAGAAAGAGAACTAGGCCTGATTCAGTCGTAGGTTAAAAGATCATCCTTATCCTACATACCAATTATAGAATGTCAGAAATGCAGATTGGTCCATCACATACTAGGAGATCAACAACATACAATAGCAAAGATTGCGACAACTCAATAGGCCATGCTAGAATGAGGCAGACCATTCACATACTATGCGGCACAAACGCCACTCCAACTGAGGGACTTTGCATCATTTACTTGCCCTAGTTTGGATGAAGTCGACAAGAGACATTGTAAAATGAATGCTTTGCCCAACATGATGGACAATATGCAGAAACTCTAGATTTCAATCATAAACATTTAGAAAAGCTAGATTCTATGATTGATCAAAATATAAAGGTCACATTTAGAAAATTTCACAAAACCCATGATAACTGTTCAAATCCATTTACCCAGCTTAATTAAATTCCCAAAACATGTCTATAATTTAGTATAAGATGCATACTGCTCTGCCCAAATCTGACTTGCCTCACAAGCTTCGAAAGGCAGTCTTCATCTCAAGATGACACAACAGCATTGTCCTTTCCATAGATACGCTGAAGTTCGCGGGTGGCAGCTTGATATGATGCTGAGAAAAAAGGAAGAAGGAATTTGAGAGAGAGTATTTACGAAATGGACCTTTAAGGTAAGCATCGTGACAGTCAACCGAAACAATCATATTACCTTTCCAGATGCGAAAGTTCTTCTGATTGATTTGAGACCCTGTCACATTTTGAATTACATCAAAAAGCTTCTCCTGTGGAGTGTTCTTGAGCTCTTGAACAACAGCATAGATGGTCTTTCCATTCTCAAAGTAAATATGATTGTTGGGGTGTTTGGTCTTGCAATTAGCATGGTGCTCAAACTCATATGCATTCAAAGCCTGCAAAATAAGGCAACGGTACTCAAATTCAACAATCTTGTTGGTATCTTAAACACTGAAAAGCAGTGtcactatttgagttgcttactTTCTTAAAGTTGCAGTCTTTACAGCCACACATATACCCAGTCCCTTGTATGTAACCTTTAAGACTTTTCTGCAAAGGATAAAGTTACGTTGCATAATTGAAATTCCATGGGTGAAAAAGTTCAAGCATAGGAAATAACTCACCTCCCGCGACCAGGAAACATACTTCACAACAACCCCATCAAGCATACCAGTTGACAACAAACTTTTGACATTGGAAGGGAAATTGTTGGGAGAAGCCTTTTTAGCTGTCTTTGTTTCTTTCTGCTTTGGGTTGGTATCAGTTCTACTAATATTTTTAGGGGCAGTATTTACATTTGATGCTGGATTCGATTCAATTAACTCTACCTGGCTAGGCACTTCTGAAGCTTGTACTGAACTCTGATTATTCATCAACAAGTCATAGCCACTAATAATATTGCCAGAGGGATTTGTCTCAGGTTCATCATTGAAGCTGCCGAAAGATATGGTATTGCTCTCACCCTTGTTGTAGTTTTGATGCATAGATAGAATAATGGACTCTCCTTTATCTTGTGTAGGAGCAATTGCTGTGATGCTACACTCTGCCTTATGATAGGATGGTTGCATTGGTATATTATCATCTTCCTTATCAAAAGAGGGTACCATTGAAATCAGATTCCCATTTGGTTGGCCATATGCAGAGGAAATGAAATTTCCCTGCCCCTTACCATAGGAAGGGCTCAATGAAGTTAAATTGGCATCTCCCTTGTCATATGACTGACCCATTGAAATAAAATTGCCATCTTCCTTGTCGAAAGGCAGACCTACTGACAAGATACTCTCATTTCCCTTGTTGTAATTGTGGCCCATTGATATGAAGTCACCAGCTCTCTTGTTAAAGGTGTGCCCCATTGAAATAAAATTGCCATCTTCCTTTGTAAATGTAGGGCCCATTGAGATGGTATTTTCATCTCCGCTACCATAAGGAAGGTCCAGCGATATAGCATTGTTACAACTTGTACTGTAAGCAGTAGACATTGAAACCAAGCTATTAACACCCCTACTATATGGGTGTCCCATGGATGCTGGCATGCCATTGTTGGAATCCTTAACTTGGTTAATTTTAACTTTCCTTATTCCTCCAAAATTGAAACACGAGGCATCTTCACCGGTATGAGATATAGACAAACCCATTGATGAGCTATTAACATATTGATCCTCAAAATCCTTTCTTCCCATATTCATGTTTCCACTATCAATAGAAGAAATGTTCCTATCAACCAGGTTGACAGTTTGCATAGGCTCAGATCCAAATAGGCGGTCACTGAATTGACCAGAAACTGACTGAAAGGAAGCAGTGTGCCAAGGAGAAACATTGATGTCTGCAATTCCTGAAACTGGCCGGTTGTCAACCGATTCTATAGCTTGCTTCTTGTTGCTGAACAAATCTGGTGCAGCAGCATCGGTAAACCAGTCATGACCACGCTTTGGTTCAGATCTTGAAGAATTATCATAATTCATGTCTCCATCAGTTAGACATGCATCATCTCTTGGCATCCAAAAACCTTTTTGCTGGAAAGACTGCCCAAAATCAATAATACAAAGAATAAAGCGTAAAATTcaaggcatttttcaccatacgaTAACAAAGAGGTTAACCACACATTAATTCTATTGGCAACTTTATTGATATAGAGAAAGTTTTAGATTCATATAGTTTCTTCTCGGATCAAGTTTCTCATCAGAGTATTTGGATCAAAAGTATGTCACCCAAACGAGTAGGATGGaatattactaataaaaataaaaataaaaatctaaagtaACAAAATATCAAACGTTACAAATCAAATACCTTGCAAGTTAGAAGCTCAATACGTAACCCTGCAACATTCAGTTACTTCTATTTGTTTTTTCCTTTTATCTTAATATGTTATCTAAGAGCAAGCAGATGCAAGGCAAGTACAAGAATAACTTGTAACAGACAAGTAGCACGAAAAGAAGGCACTCTGGCTCATTCATGTGAATTATCAACCTTTTTTGTTATTTCATGTCTAGAAGCTTAGGCATAAGGATGAAGATGAAATAATGACAGAACTAACCAAAAGAATGACATATGTTAATACGATAATGATTGTACTTCTGGATGTTATGAATATATGCACCAGATCCTAGAATTGAAATGAGAACCATTTTAAGCTTTGAAAAGCATGGGCAAATGCCCATGAATTAATATCTGTCATTGAGTTTGTATATTTTTCTGATGATCAATAAAATGATAAGAGAAAAAAGATCATTTCTGTGGGTGGTCaaggaaaaactaaaaagaaatctTATTTATTAAGGTgttgtttttgtacaatttcatTAAATTTGTACCATGTTCCACTTCAATATTTTAAGAATAGTAGAGCAAAAATTTCAGTTGACATAACAAACAAATTAATGGACCTCATCGACTGACCGACCAATCAATCCATCCATCCATCTATCTAGCTATATATTTGATTATGCTAAAGTCTATAATAACGACATATCTTTTACATAAAAATGCTCAAAAGAAATTAAGGGATCTCATTGATCTATTTGATTATGTTAAAGTTTAAATAATGACAAAAAATCTTTCTGTTTTAGAAGGATACTACACCTTAAACGGCCAATTGACTCTCGCACCACCATCCAATGCATATCAAAAGGGAAACATGCAGAAAAACTAGCAGCTCGTAAATGCAAGTGGTTTCAATCAGCATATCAATAAGGTGCCAGAAACTGCTAGCGGAAAACTTCAAAAATTGTTTAACCAAATATATATCACCATGTCAAGACATTTAAATTACTCAATTCCAACATAATGGACCAGCACATAAGTCACCTTATCTTCGTACATATGGCACATAATATTTAAACttagaaaataatatattcaGTAATATCTGCATCAATGTGCTACTTGTGCAGTACAATTAGGTAGATTACAAAACTTGAATTCCTCAAAGCAGCTAAATAACGGAAGCTAAAATCGATCAACATATACGCATCTCTTAGATATTTTATCAGTAACGACAACTTTCGTTAAGACCTTTAAATTCCTTACAGCTCCAAAATAATGGAATCGAACGTTAATCACAATAACCACGTATCTGAGGCATGTGATCATAATACATTCAAATTTCTTCAAAGTTCCGACATAATGGAACTTGAATTCCTCAAAGCTACTAAATAACGGAAGCtaaaatcaatcatcacatatgcATCTCTTAGATATTTTATCGGTAACAACAACGTTCCTTAAGACATTTAGGTTCCTTACAGCTCCAAAATAATGCAATCTAAAACTAATCACCATAACTCACCAGAACCATGTATCCAAGGCATGTGATAATACATTCAAATCTCTTCAAAGTTCCAACATAAGGGAACCAAATAcaaatcaacatgctcatatttaAGGCAAATAATTATCACGATTACTGTTTTTAGAACATTTAAATTCCTCGAAACTTCAACATATTGCATCCTAACATAAATCAGCAAATAAACATATCTAAAGCACAACAACATCCTGATGacatttatttatacatttttaatttcTTGCACCAAATCTTTAGCTGTAATAAAAAAGTTACATTCAACTAATAATATTCAACTTAGTGCAGCAAATTAAAAATTCTCCACGTAAGCACTTTAACTCATTTAAACCATAATCAAATCAAGCACAAATTAAAATGGATCCAAGAACACCAAACAAAAATGAAATCTTAAAAAAAAGCACTcatcaaaaggaaaaaaaggccagaaaaaagagattcaaaatcattaacaagAAAGAGCCGGAACTTAAACAAAACAATTGCATGCAATAAAAAAGGCTACAATAACTGCTAGGATCATACCATTTCTCGCCAATCTCTCAACTCAATTAGCAAGTTAATAACTCTCTTGCAATTAAACTCGTCTTCACTCAATCCAAAAACAAGCTTCTTCCACCTTCCATAAAAACCTTGAAAAGAtcaaacaaaaaataatcaaatcaatCGAGTTTTAATCACAAATTGTACATGCATTAATTGAAAATTCACATTTTCCATATTCAGAGAAactaataaatatttttcttcttttccactGTAATTTACAGGGAAGAATTTAAACAGGCCTTTCCGAGCAATGGCGAAAACAAAAAacctagaaattaaaaataaacgaAATAGCTTATTTAATACCTTTTCCGGAAAGATCGCCGGTTAGAATTCCCGGCGAGAACTTGCCGGAGAAATTCAACCAAAGTTCCtctgtaaaataattttattattttattatatttctttttttcctAATTCATTTGAAGTGAAAGAAGTAGAGTAGAATTATACACTAAGAAAGCAACTGAAGGCTTTCAAACCTTTAAATATTGAGCAGAAGAAAGAACCTATAACCTCCACCGCGGCAGCATTTTCGATTATGGACCTTTTTAATCTCCGTCGTACATATCGAGGTGGAAGACTTGTAGCGGGCCCCACATGATAAAAAGGCCTATCTCGACCGTTAAATATGCCTTCCACAAACTGGCTTCGCTTCGTAATGAAACCCCCGTTCAAGTTTTCTGAAAACGGCTGATTTTGTAATGCAAAAGGTTGTCTTCCACGTGGCATTTCCTGATTGGTTTACAGCTGTCGTTTCTTAGAAGCGGGAAATTGTCTGTGGTTAAGAGTAGGGAAGAAGGTTTTATATGTATACGTGGACCAATCAGAGCTTGCCATGTCATCCCTGGAAAGACAAGTTGGTAAGCATTGGGGGTAGGTAAGTATCAAATTAATGGTGCTTTGTTATCCTTAATTAAGTTGTTGTTCATAAATTCTTGCCACAAAACTTGCCAAATAGTATCtcattggatttttttttatttcattttgagtATTTTTTTCACAATAACGGATATAATTTAACTACCAATGAGATTTTGACACAGTTGAAAAGACGAATGTATTGGGTTTTGAGTATTCAGGCTCAAAATCTACTATATGTGCAATTAAATATATGGGTGTCCAAGTCAAACCATAAGTTATTGTCATGTGTGAGTTTTAGTCTGATTAATTAGTTCATAGTCGCAAAACCTTAACAATAACGTGACTAATACAACTTGTATCTAAGCTACACTTGGAACGGTGAACATCCTGACTATCATGCCAACACACGGAATTCACAAATACATATCTTTTAATTATACATAATATGATATGAGTATTATGAAAATAAGAAATCTATCATATCACCATCAAACAATGAATATTAAGTTTGTTTGATAAGAAAGTGATTGGATTTAACATCATTCATATACACATAATCTATGATTGAAATCAAAATCTTTGTACAACATTAGCACATGACATGTTGGAACATAATGTTCATCTTAAATCACTAAACAATGAACCTGAATGGGTTTGTAATAAATTGTTTCATGGAATTAAAGGGCAACAAAATTCTATGAAATTTGGATATAAATGCTTGCTTTTATGATGATTTTTTATCATCTTGTTGGCCACTTTAGAAATGATGTGAAaccaataaatataattaaaacccCATTAATTTTGACAGATCATTTTCCTCTCTATATAAAGTAAAATGTATGGAGTCAATTAATTAAGTTGGCAAAAATAGTTAAAAGAAGAATCTCTCCCCATTTGGCATTTGAATTTTAGGTACTTAAATGAAAGCATTCATTTTTTAGGAATAAAGTTTTCCATATTTGAGTTTATATACTAAATATTGCTTCTTCAATTCAAAGACCGCTAGTTTATTCCttaaaatgcttttttttttccttttaatttcatttatgggggaaaatacgaAGGGTTCTTTTGAATGGGTTGTACGTTTATCTGttattagtgtaaaaacagtggtagcggtgagattagatactgtagttatactgtaacgtgagacaaaaagaaaactaaatacACTGCACTGGAGGTAAACACCCATCCAAAAGAACCCGAAGGAAATGATTGTAATTATACATGTATGACATATgtgaataataattataattaatgagTTTCATTGAATTGAGTGCAACTGAAGCACCCTAATTATACTCTTTAATCTTAAAAAGGATTGAATCTTCACAGAATTACACTGGTAATTAGCCATGACGACTCCATTTTTTTAGGTTATGTTCGGATAACATAGAAGAATCGGATAAAAATGTAGCTATAAAAAAGTAACTACACCCTTGTAATTATAAGAAATTTTAATTCCCTGAACAATTTTACATGATAAAATGTAATTACATTGTAATTTTCTATGTCATGttgataatataaattataattacacaactatataattttaagttctaaatttttttattaattataataaaaaactaTCAATaatattagataaaaaaattatctaaataagtaataaaatttaaaatcaaaacatCATTTTAGTCCAAGAAAATATTCGATTTTAACTAGAAAAACaagaattttatgtaattttatctaATGTTGGTCAATTAACTTTTTTTGTGCGAATTATAAGAGAAGGGTAAAGCCCTAACTGCAACATAACTAGTGCGACTCGAATCTAGACGACACCTGAAGTGATGAACACTCTAACTATCAGGTCAGCACACAATGCTCGATCTATTATCTTTTTAACATTAAACATATATTCGTTCCATGTATTTATTTTATCAACgacttatatttatttatgttagtAGTAGtagaaaaagtaataaaaaattgaattaatactAAACGGAATAATACTttgaactaaataaatattttacatttaattttgaaggaagctattaattttaatttttaaaaggtacaaaataaatttaagacaTTAATTTAAGGCCTTTTCAGCAAACAAAAAGTTCGTAGctgattatttttttatggtccaattgtacaaaaataaatgTAAGTCCTTGATAAAGGCCCACTTTAAAGCATGTTTGTTGTATTTATAATCCAAAGTCATAGTATCAATGCCGGAGCCAGGGGTTAGCAAGAGTTGGTctttcctaaaataaaaaatttttcatttaagttttttataatttataaatttttaattagtaatgaaaaaattacactttgtctcctccaaaatgataaaaattcgatttaattttttaaaaattataaagatatagattatcaaaaatcaattcatctatataataactccgtaaatatttatttactGGCTTGATTTAAGAAAATAGGGTCCTAAAACCGTATTTTTCAACATCACTTACTTTCGGATCGTTATAGCTCCTTTCTATTAACAAACTGGTTGACGTCTCTACTAGATACCAATTCTTAAGCTTATTGACACCTTTCAAGCTACAACCAAATATACATGGGCTTTGaggattaagaaaaaaaaaaacctcatttTTCACTAAAGCTGGTACATATTGCCTCATGGTAATGCTTAGTGCGACATATTAGAGACCTATGTGCTAGATATTCAAGGATCAAATAAGTTGGTCTGCGGAGATGTATCCATATGACACAGTAGTAAATAGTTGATCCATATGACAACATATTGATAATCTAGAGGCAACATTCTAAATGATGTGCAAATATAACATTCGTTAAAATCCAACAAAAATGTTCCTCCAATGTAATGATAAGTTAATCcttaaatttcattatttcacacaaaaGACTAGAAGTGTGTTGAGTGTTTCGTGAGTATGGAGGCCAATTTTCCTATTTATATGGCACAATTCCTGAATGTGACGTATTAAGTAGGTCTCTATGCATGTCAACACGTATTCTATTCTAGAGTCAACACGTAACCCTTGAGTATGGGTTCCCTTACATGATGGCGCGAACTCATCTGGTGCGAACTCATACAAGTGAATTTTATGGTTTCACTACTAAAGTAAAGAGGCTCGGGTTGGGAATGACGAACACCATAACAAAGTGAAATCAGATAAAGTACATCCTATCTTGGACATGAAAGTCCCCACAACAGCCAAGGAACTACAACAACTAACAGAGTGTGTTGATGGCCTTTACATATTCATTTGTGGGGAAATGCCTACCATTCTTTAGCTCCTATAAGCTGTTGTTAAACTCAAATGGAACGAAGAATATCACAAAGCATTTGACGATTTGAAAACTTTCCTTCATTTGACACCCATGTTGGCCACACTAAGCCTTGATGAGTATCTTTCTGTTGCAAATAATTTATGCTAATGGTGATTagataatataacaaataattgtgggtattttagtcaatttaaaaattttaacacaatatcTAAATTACCCCACACCCATAAATCaaaggataaaatataatttttgggcCAAAAACTAACGGCCTTAATCCAAAAACATCAATGCGATTAGACAAAAAACAACAGAACACTTATTCCAATTCGAAAATGAACTGTCACCCATTTCAAGATTTTTTAGAAAACTCATTAATTCTCTATTGTCGGTTATAGTTCTCCGAAGCTCACGATTAGTCTTCTCCAAGATCACCATCCATCGTTCTCCTCgatcttcaaaaattttaaaacacttCAAGTACATTCAAATTCGCATCCTCGTTATTATTACAACATCAAATATGTCAATACTCAATTCGCAATTCAAATAAATAAGTATTATACAAACTAATAGTGGGAAAAAGGTTAACTTACCGATATTAACCCTAGTCCCTAGCTATCTGATAATAAATTTTTAGGCTCATTAATAAGGAAAAAAACAAAGGTGATCTAAACGTGAAGAACTGAACAAAGTTAATATCTATAAAAAAATAGCGTCAGCCTTAGATCATGTTGATGTaataaataaccaaaaaaattataagaaaaatattaatttattttaaaaaaagtgaaatatttctatttatgaaattaatgaacaaatataaattattacaaaaaaaatagttCATAACAAAAAATTTATTGTTGGAGCTCCCTTGCCTAGCTTAAACAATTCCAGATCATTCTCCAATGGAGTCAAATTCAAATCTAAGCATAAAACCCTTCTGCTGTTAGATTTCTTCACGATTGGTTCTTCATGCTGGTTTTCACTCAAAACACCCCTATGCCTCCTCATATGTCCACCCAGCGCTTGCCCAATCGCGAACTCAAGCCCACAGATCGAGCACTCGTGTGTCTTAGGCTTAGCTGGTGACGCTTGATTCTCCGACATCTCGCTATCTACTTCTACCAACCTGGGCTTCTTATGACTTGCCCGATGACCTCCTAGAGCTTGGAACGAATTGAACTGTCGGTTACATGTTTTGCACTCGAAAACCCGGCTCGGGTTAGTATCGATCTCCGCGTGTTCGTATTGATCTCCTCCTTGTGAAAGAAGCATCAAACAATTTGCCAAAGCTAAATTATTCTCTTCTCTATTGAGAAAGCTTCTCTTCATGGTTTTTTTAGGGGTATGGTGTGAAAATATAAAGTTTTTTAGGAGAAGTGAAATAGGACTTTCGGGTACCGTAATGTTTGGTATATTTATAGGTTGGTTAGAGGAAAGATATAAGATTTTTGACTTTTTTATAGTTGACCTTTTGGAATGACTTTTGTGCCCTTGCTTGGTAAGGCAAAAAGGTAAAGGGTATTTTGGGAATAAAAAATGGTTTGGAGAGTGGAGGGTTCGAGTGTGAACTCAACTCGACTCGCGCACACGTCAGCATGACTAAGTAACTGAGCTAGCCAAGCCTCGCGAGTTGAAGCGAGTTGTGGAGTCTTCGTCAGAATCGGAAGATTCTAACTTGTTCAGCAAAATCCAGTGACTGGTCAAGCTGAATGACGTCTTCCCATGTGGAATTTTAATCTTTTTGAGTTTCTAGGTGGCAGACGTGGCGGTTTATGGTTGGTTCTATGATGTTACTTATACTACGTTCGTTTTTATGTGAACATACACCGAGAAAGAAAAGGAGAGTTAGCATTGGTTGTGACTTATATATTATGTGTGTGTTCTTATCtatcttttatttaaataataaacaaattttatttaaattaattaaaaaattataaatattaatataaaaaatctatCCATACTTGGTACACACAATGATTTTGACTAAGTTGGTGTCATTTATAATCACGTCTAGACTCAATTATTAAATcaccaaaatgcccttattatttcaatgcaataaatattattttcagggTATTtgtatctttttaaaaaaaatacaaatataaacaAATCGTCTGGGTAATCAACGAGCTGAACTAAAATCTAACCGCATATGCTGTGACTCAAAGACTGACACGTATAACTGTGGATAATAGATCTCAAACTCGGATACTTAAGACCCAAAAACTTTTGCTTTGCCAATTATGCCAAAGCCTCGTTATTGTGTAATATATACAAATTGTtgaataaatagattaaatttttaaatattattttaaagtaaCTAAAGAGGGAATTTCCATTTAAagataatgttataataatagaGTCAACATATGTGATAGGAAAATGTAGAGTGAGTTTCCTTGCAAAAGCTAAACAACACAACTTGTTTTAGGTAGACCATCAATTTGGTTGTTTATTCTTTCGTCAttgtttatttacattttcagtGACGGAATTATAGGGAAAAAATGTCTTTCCCGAGACTCTTCTCTACTATGCCTAAGAAACTATCGTGTCAAACGATCTATGGCATTTACTTTTACTATCAGCGACGACATTTAGATTGAGTTCGTGGGCAGTACTCTAAGTACGTACTCACATTAGTTTTGAGGTTAGAACAAGTTGTAATTCTGACGTGTCAAAGACTCCAAAGGTTCAATCTAAAGTCTTTTTAGTGAGAACCTTTGTATTTGCCTATGGTCAGTGTGTTTATTGTTCTAGTCGCGTTATTGTTAAAGTTTTGTTCTCATAttgtaattcaaaaaaaaaaaattttaacgacactttcaaaaaaaatgttttataagtttgacaaattttatttatttttgggataatgataaatttagccttcaatgcTTGTATTTGTTGTTATTTTGGCCCTTATTctcttttttaagttaaatttagctattttttaatggaaattttgacaaaaaaagatTATCTTTTTATCAATATTCGCGTGACAGTTCACGTGCACTTCATACTGACATGATATTACTTgacaacaaaaaatttaaaatttataaaaatatttaaaaaaactaacgctttagttaatatttttattaaaaaaattaattcgactcttttttaaaatttaatagttaaatttgactatttttaaaatgttatgggccaaaattaatttaaaaaaaaggaccaaattgataaaagatataaacattaaagactaaatttatcattaagcctATTTTTTAATCGATGTTTCTTAAATTTTCATGCCAcaatttaaatttctcatatGTTTTCATTGGTTTTACAAAACTAacattctaatttttttcaaaaaaatttaatttacattGAACTAGAAGCTTTCCTTATTTCAaggaaataagtaaaataatttccgatttaacctattcaaaatcacttttcaaatcaatttctttaTCAATTTTTAATCTAATCTAATCGATTCGATTCAAACAACACTACTTCATATTCGATATTTCTAT
This region includes:
- the LOC107886194 gene encoding uncharacterized protein isoform X2, whose product is MQKGFWMPRDDACLTDGDMNYDNSSRSEPKRGHDWFTDAAAPDLFSNKKQAIESVDNRPVSGIADINVSPWHTASFQSVSGQFSDRLFGSEPMQTVNLVDRNISSIDSGNMNMGRKDFEDQYVNSSSMGLSISHTGEDASCFNFGGIRKVKINQVKDSNNGMPASMGHPYSRGVNSLVSMSTAYSTSCNNAISLDLPYGSGDENTISMGPTFTKEDGNFISMGHTFNKRAGDFISMGHNYNKGNESILSVGLPFDKEDGNFISMGQSYDKGDANLTSLSPSYGKGQGNFISSAYGQPNGNLISMVPSFDKEDDNIPMQPSYHKAECSITAIAPTQDKGESIILSMHQNYNKGESNTISFGSFNDEPETNPSGNIISGYDLLMNNQSSVQASEVPSQVELIESNPASNVNTAPKNISRTDTNPKQKETKTAKKASPNNFPSNVKSLLSTGMLDGVVVKYVSWSREKSLKGYIQGTGYMCGCKDCNFKKALNAYEFEHHANCKTKHPNNHIYFENGKTIYAVVQELKNTPQEKLFDVIQNVTGSQINQKNFRIWKASYQAATRELQRIYGKDNAVVSS
- the LOC107886194 gene encoding uncharacterized protein isoform X1, which gives rise to MSFQQKGFWMPRDDACLTDGDMNYDNSSRSEPKRGHDWFTDAAAPDLFSNKKQAIESVDNRPVSGIADINVSPWHTASFQSVSGQFSDRLFGSEPMQTVNLVDRNISSIDSGNMNMGRKDFEDQYVNSSSMGLSISHTGEDASCFNFGGIRKVKINQVKDSNNGMPASMGHPYSRGVNSLVSMSTAYSTSCNNAISLDLPYGSGDENTISMGPTFTKEDGNFISMGHTFNKRAGDFISMGHNYNKGNESILSVGLPFDKEDGNFISMGQSYDKGDANLTSLSPSYGKGQGNFISSAYGQPNGNLISMVPSFDKEDDNIPMQPSYHKAECSITAIAPTQDKGESIILSMHQNYNKGESNTISFGSFNDEPETNPSGNIISGYDLLMNNQSSVQASEVPSQVELIESNPASNVNTAPKNISRTDTNPKQKETKTAKKASPNNFPSNVKSLLSTGMLDGVVVKYVSWSREKSLKGYIQGTGYMCGCKDCNFKKALNAYEFEHHANCKTKHPNNHIYFENGKTIYAVVQELKNTPQEKLFDVIQNVTGSQINQKNFRIWKASYQAATRELQRIYGKDNAVVSS
- the LOC121225564 gene encoding zinc finger protein ZAT11, translating into MKRSFLNREENNLALANCLMLLSQGGDQYEHAEIDTNPSRVFECKTCNRQFNSFQALGGHRASHKKPRLVEVDSEMSENQASPAKPKTHECSICGLEFAIGQALGGHMRRHRGVLSENQHEEPIVKKSNSRRVLCLDLNLTPLENDLELFKLGKGAPTINFLL